One Niabella beijingensis DNA window includes the following coding sequences:
- a CDS encoding RagB/SusD family nutrient uptake outer membrane protein yields the protein MKKIIIVVLVILQFFMTGCKKFLDTRSNDFLTPNMDYSSVQLARQALNGCMLNLRSQWMFSGWWQARGIANTEDGVTTIVNVVYSPATLLSDATDVNLASRWTNCYQAIQRCNFLLDQMQKSSLDSASKAPIIGVALFLRGFYYFILADEWGAVPLRLAPTAGPADKALARSPVAAVYAQILKDMETAEKMVPAADVPGYGGAGYPSRSTVQGMLARVCLTMAGAPLHDASKYQEANKWAQKVMNSGLHELNPSFQQVFINYIADKYDPKESLWELDNNVATAGTPLGCHLGYLDGPVSNVPDTGVMVGQVFPTRILYNMYQAKDQRRDWVICPYSYGNNSGNGARTNWSATQIYERNMGLYRLNYSLPPHITQSTPVNWPFLRYSDVLLMIAEAENAVSGGPTPLAYSCINQVRRRAWGKLQAGAGDPEEADLAANLDQAAFLQAVQNERLMELAYQGLRRHDLIRWGLYEQTLQKMKNDVNDASQPAVNATRKNFITTIVNNYQPRDTLWPVPVIELQQNSLCTQNPGF from the coding sequence ATGAAAAAAATAATAATCGTTGTCCTGGTAATACTGCAGTTCTTTATGACAGGATGTAAGAAATTCCTTGACACCCGGTCGAATGATTTTCTGACGCCTAATATGGATTACTCTTCTGTACAACTGGCCCGGCAGGCGTTGAACGGTTGTATGCTCAATCTCCGGTCACAATGGATGTTCAGCGGCTGGTGGCAGGCCCGGGGCATTGCGAATACGGAGGACGGCGTTACCACTATTGTAAATGTGGTGTATTCACCGGCTACCTTGCTGAGCGATGCTACTGATGTAAATCTTGCCAGCAGATGGACCAACTGTTATCAGGCCATTCAGCGGTGTAATTTCCTGCTGGACCAGATGCAGAAATCCTCACTGGATTCGGCAAGCAAAGCACCCATCATCGGGGTGGCCCTGTTCCTGCGCGGTTTTTATTATTTTATACTGGCAGACGAATGGGGGGCGGTGCCGCTCCGTCTGGCACCTACCGCAGGTCCTGCGGATAAAGCACTTGCACGAAGCCCCGTTGCGGCCGTGTACGCGCAGATCCTGAAAGATATGGAGACCGCGGAAAAAATGGTTCCGGCTGCTGATGTACCGGGTTATGGCGGGGCTGGTTATCCCTCCAGATCCACGGTTCAGGGAATGCTGGCAAGGGTATGCCTTACCATGGCCGGGGCGCCGCTGCATGATGCCTCAAAATACCAGGAGGCGAACAAATGGGCGCAAAAGGTAATGAACTCCGGTCTGCATGAACTGAATCCCAGCTTTCAGCAGGTCTTTATCAATTATATCGCTGACAAATACGATCCCAAAGAAAGTCTGTGGGAACTGGATAATAATGTTGCAACTGCCGGAACACCGCTGGGATGTCATCTGGGCTACCTGGATGGTCCTGTAAGCAACGTGCCGGATACAGGTGTAATGGTTGGCCAGGTTTTCCCGACGAGGATCCTGTATAATATGTACCAGGCAAAAGATCAGCGGCGTGATTGGGTGATCTGCCCGTATTCTTACGGGAATAACTCCGGCAATGGTGCGCGTACGAACTGGTCCGCTACCCAGATCTATGAACGGAATATGGGACTGTACCGGTTGAATTATTCCCTGCCTCCGCATATCACTCAATCAACACCGGTCAACTGGCCCTTTCTGAGGTACTCGGATGTTTTATTAATGATTGCCGAGGCAGAGAATGCCGTCAGTGGAGGCCCTACACCACTGGCCTATTCCTGCATCAACCAGGTACGGAGGCGCGCCTGGGGAAAACTTCAGGCAGGGGCCGGTGATCCGGAGGAAGCAGACCTGGCCGCTAACCTGGACCAGGCGGCATTCTTACAGGCCGTACAGAACGAACGCCTGATGGAGCTTGCTTATCAGGGATTGCGCCGGCATGACCTGATACGCTGGGGATTGTATGAGCAGACCCTGCAAAAAATGAAGAATGATGTAAACGATGCATCACAACCCGCAGTAAATGCGACAAGGAAGAATTTTATAACAACGATTGTGAATAATTATCAGCCGAGAGACACACTGTGGCCGGTGCCGGTAATAGAACTACAGCAAAATTCATTGTGTACACAAAACCCCGGATTCTAA
- a CDS encoding SusC/RagA family TonB-linked outer membrane protein yields MVFNRCCLVAAGRCIVLLILIVSSLNGIAQAQKITGVITNTEGLTVSGVSVQLKGGNRGTVSDQDGRYQLTVPDGSGVLEFSSVGYKSQVQQINNRNAINVLLQPDSSNMNEVVVTGYTATLRKDLTSAIGTVNMEELQKAPVPSFEQALAGRVAGVQVSSQSGRPGSGIDIIIRGVSSISQANAPLFVIDGFAIESPDNNMIDPQNIESISVLKDASATALYGAKGSNGVIVITTKKGVRGLPKITYNGSYGVSEVLKYMKLLNAFEFVQLQADVSTYNNQGNAFLSGGKVLEDYRHVQGVDWQKELFRTGAQQNHSLSLTGGTNGTLYSISGNYFTQDGVMIGSSFRRYQGKISLEQQVGKRLKVGGTVTYTNNLIKGTDPQSGQVNAVFYNVYSYPPISTVGSEQLLGLIQDPDGSLTDYRINPLLNLKNQVRNNISNNIITNLFLDYKIAPFLKLTLRGSANNRFVRADQFNGPNTQAGVQIPSNTNGINGSVVNYRYDYYNNTNLLTFDKTFNKLHRVNIVLGTDIQRVESRGAGYTGIQLSTDLLGVSGIDAGQVRLPPVASVSYNTMASGIVSGAYNYGSKYYLTFNFRTDGSSKFVGANRWGYFPSGAVKWKFTNEKFIPKNKILSDGNIRFSYGTTGNNRVSDFATYSQISVTGGPLSLNGSNQPSSILQTTLSNPDLKWEVNKQMDLGLDLGFFENKLNLTVDLYNRRTDNLLYQTLLPPNMGFTSSIVNIASISNRGLEVTLNAQLIKTAQFSYSSNFNISFNRNRLNKLSDPTQDGITSTINWDANYSPIPAYIAKIGGPLGQIYGLVSDGLYQYSDFDRMPNGSYVLKPGVARNTLGSAAPGGMKFVDINHDGIINENDQTIIGNGYPGNYGGWSNNLRWKNFDLNLFFQWSYGTNVINANRMWFSTGLGIQNRGSIMPYQNVFREFMDRWSPTNQDTDIPALGQATNKYYVSQFVEDASFVRLKTVNLGYSLPQKMLSRYKISNLRIYIATNNIFTLTGYKGYDPEVSAFSSALTPGFDYSTYPRPFTAVAGIDLSF; encoded by the coding sequence ATGGTTTTTAATCGATGCTGCCTTGTTGCGGCAGGCCGGTGTATTGTATTGCTGATTTTGATAGTCTCATCACTTAATGGGATTGCGCAGGCGCAGAAGATCACCGGGGTGATCACCAATACGGAAGGGCTTACCGTTTCAGGTGTTAGTGTTCAGCTGAAGGGCGGGAACCGCGGTACCGTCTCCGATCAGGACGGCCGGTATCAGCTGACCGTTCCGGACGGATCAGGTGTGCTGGAGTTTTCTTCAGTAGGGTATAAAAGTCAGGTGCAGCAGATCAATAACCGTAATGCAATTAATGTGTTGCTGCAGCCGGACTCTTCGAATATGAATGAAGTGGTGGTAACGGGGTATACGGCAACCTTGCGGAAGGACCTCACCAGCGCTATTGGTACTGTAAATATGGAAGAGCTTCAGAAGGCGCCGGTGCCTTCTTTTGAACAGGCTCTTGCAGGCCGGGTTGCAGGAGTACAGGTATCTTCCCAAAGCGGGCGTCCGGGTTCAGGTATTGATATCATCATTCGCGGGGTCAGCTCCATCAGTCAGGCCAATGCTCCGCTATTCGTGATCGACGGCTTTGCGATAGAAAGCCCCGATAATAATATGATTGATCCGCAGAACATCGAAAGCATCTCCGTGTTAAAAGACGCTTCTGCCACTGCTTTGTACGGCGCCAAAGGATCCAACGGCGTTATTGTTATCACAACAAAAAAAGGCGTACGCGGACTTCCGAAAATTACTTACAACGGCAGCTACGGGGTCAGTGAGGTGCTAAAATACATGAAACTGCTGAACGCGTTTGAGTTTGTACAACTGCAGGCCGATGTAAGCACTTACAATAACCAGGGAAATGCTTTTTTATCAGGAGGCAAGGTTCTGGAAGATTACCGGCATGTGCAGGGTGTCGACTGGCAAAAAGAGCTATTTCGCACCGGCGCGCAGCAAAATCATTCCCTCAGTCTTACGGGAGGCACCAACGGAACATTGTATTCCATTTCCGGCAACTATTTTACACAGGATGGCGTTATGATCGGCTCTTCTTTCCGCCGGTACCAGGGCAAAATATCATTGGAACAGCAGGTGGGTAAACGTCTTAAAGTGGGCGGTACTGTTACTTACACCAATAACCTGATCAAAGGCACCGATCCCCAGAGTGGCCAGGTGAACGCTGTTTTTTACAATGTATATTCTTATCCGCCCATTTCCACGGTGGGCAGCGAGCAGTTGCTGGGGTTGATCCAGGATCCGGATGGAAGTCTAACCGACTACCGGATCAACCCGCTGCTCAACCTGAAAAACCAGGTGCGTAATAATATCAGCAATAATATCATTACCAATCTTTTCCTGGACTATAAGATTGCACCGTTTTTAAAACTGACCTTAAGAGGAAGTGCCAATAACCGTTTTGTAAGGGCAGATCAGTTTAACGGACCCAATACCCAGGCCGGGGTGCAGATCCCCAGTAATACCAATGGGATAAACGGAAGCGTGGTGAACTACCGGTATGATTATTATAATAATACCAATCTGCTTACATTTGATAAGACCTTTAATAAACTGCATCGTGTCAATATAGTACTGGGTACGGATATCCAGCGTGTGGAGTCCCGGGGGGCAGGGTATACGGGTATACAGTTATCAACCGATCTGCTGGGTGTAAGCGGCATCGATGCAGGACAGGTACGCCTGCCGCCGGTAGCTTCAGTAAGCTATAATACCATGGCATCCGGCATTGTCAGCGGCGCTTATAATTATGGCAGTAAATATTATCTTACATTCAATTTCCGTACCGACGGATCTTCCAAATTTGTAGGAGCCAATCGCTGGGGTTATTTCCCATCGGGAGCAGTGAAATGGAAATTTACCAATGAGAAATTTATTCCGAAGAACAAGATTCTTTCCGATGGCAATATCCGTTTTTCCTATGGAACCACAGGCAACAACCGTGTAAGCGATTTTGCAACGTATTCACAGATCAGCGTTACAGGTGGCCCCCTTTCCCTGAATGGTTCCAACCAGCCTTCGAGCATCCTTCAGACGACACTCTCCAATCCGGATCTGAAATGGGAGGTGAACAAGCAAATGGACCTGGGTCTGGACCTCGGTTTTTTTGAAAACAAACTCAACCTGACCGTGGATCTGTATAACCGGCGAACGGACAATCTACTCTATCAAACCCTTTTACCGCCCAATATGGGCTTTACCAGCTCTATTGTCAATATTGCAAGTATCTCCAACCGCGGATTGGAAGTAACACTTAATGCGCAGCTTATTAAAACAGCACAATTTTCTTACAGCTCCAATTTTAATATCAGTTTTAACCGCAACCGGTTGAACAAACTGAGCGACCCCACACAGGACGGCATTACCAGCACCATTAACTGGGACGCCAACTACAGCCCCATTCCGGCCTATATTGCCAAGATCGGCGGACCGCTTGGGCAGATATACGGACTGGTTTCCGATGGCCTTTATCAATACAGCGATTTTGACCGGATGCCGAACGGCTCCTATGTACTAAAGCCCGGAGTGGCAAGAAATACGCTGGGGAGCGCGGCGCCCGGCGGAATGAAATTCGTGGATATCAATCACGATGGGATCATCAATGAAAATGACCAGACCATTATCGGTAATGGCTATCCGGGAAACTATGGCGGATGGAGCAATAATCTGCGCTGGAAGAATTTTGACCTCAACCTGTTCTTCCAGTGGTCATACGGCACCAATGTTATCAACGCCAACCGTATGTGGTTCTCTACCGGTCTGGGAATCCAGAACCGGGGCAGTATCATGCCCTATCAGAATGTATTCCGGGAATTCATGGACCGTTGGAGCCCGACGAACCAGGACACCGATATCCCGGCCCTGGGACAGGCTACCAATAAATATTATGTCTCCCAGTTCGTGGAGGATGCCTCCTTTGTGCGGTTGAAAACGGTGAACCTCGGCTATTCCCTGCCTCAGAAAATGTTGTCGCGGTATAAGATCAGCAATCTCAGGATCTACATTGCAACAAACAACATTTTTACGCTGACTGGATACAAGGGATATGATCCGGAAGTGTCGGCTTTTTCATCCGCACTTACTCCCGGTTTTGATTACTCTACCTATCCCCGGCCATTTACAGCTGTTGCGGGCATAGACCTTTCATTCTAG
- a CDS encoding fasciclin domain-containing protein has protein sequence MNPVPVKQFLYLCLIAVFFTSCTKKGSYETVPGAVNLYQVITDDKASFSVFKYAVDQAGMAEELKSGNYALFAPTNAAFSGAGITTAMLYNMPRDSVVWLVKNHLLPGNTDIMVQNNGQILNAASGFPLLVQKTGDNVYLNGGDVMRSNIKVTNGSLNVINTLLFSRSSIFERLNAYNGAPFSVLIAAIIKASEGSTNYRVLLSDPEAAYTLFAPTNAAFTDAGLANVAAVQALSADSLSKILSYHLLEHRKLMPDFAIRTPLAALNGVPVYFDVYRTNPWLGSMGYAEGVLLGGGASNMTAGRGVIHSVGRLLPKPIVMNSLQRIQSDTSLSYFYAAVEAAGTTGGINFSGLLTQNDSSYTVFALNNNGFRLAGYPTTESLKAATPETLSRILRYSFVNGRINNISVSSNSTVPTLLSAVNPADGNLRYTPVTVFYSGTGVSSTGYAVQGGSNSNGINVLSRNIVTTNGIVNIIGQMLLP, from the coding sequence ATGAATCCTGTTCCTGTAAAACAGTTTCTTTATTTATGCCTCATTGCTGTTTTTTTTACGTCCTGTACAAAAAAGGGAAGCTACGAAACAGTACCCGGTGCCGTAAACCTTTATCAGGTAATAACAGACGATAAAGCCAGCTTTTCGGTATTTAAATATGCCGTGGATCAGGCCGGTATGGCGGAAGAACTGAAAAGCGGTAACTATGCATTGTTCGCTCCCACAAATGCTGCCTTCTCCGGAGCGGGGATCACAACTGCCATGCTGTATAACATGCCCAGGGATTCGGTGGTATGGCTGGTCAAAAATCACCTGCTGCCCGGTAACACCGATATTATGGTACAGAATAACGGGCAGATCCTTAATGCGGCCAGCGGGTTTCCGCTGCTGGTGCAAAAGACGGGGGATAATGTGTACCTGAACGGAGGGGATGTAATGCGGAGTAATATAAAAGTAACGAACGGCAGTCTGAATGTGATCAATACACTTTTATTCAGCAGGTCCTCGATCTTTGAACGGCTGAATGCCTATAACGGCGCGCCGTTTTCAGTTTTAATAGCCGCTATTATAAAGGCCAGCGAAGGCAGTACCAACTACCGAGTATTGCTGAGCGATCCGGAAGCTGCCTATACGTTGTTTGCACCTACCAACGCCGCATTTACAGATGCAGGGCTGGCAAATGTAGCAGCGGTACAGGCATTGAGCGCAGACAGCTTGTCGAAGATACTGAGTTATCACCTGCTGGAGCACCGGAAGCTGATGCCGGACTTTGCAATAAGGACGCCGCTTGCTGCATTGAACGGCGTTCCGGTTTATTTCGATGTGTACCGGACCAACCCCTGGCTGGGAAGTATGGGATATGCAGAAGGCGTTCTTCTGGGAGGCGGCGCTTCAAATATGACGGCCGGCAGGGGAGTAATCCATAGCGTGGGCCGGCTGCTTCCCAAACCGATCGTCATGAATTCCCTGCAACGCATTCAATCGGATACAAGCCTCAGTTATTTTTATGCTGCCGTGGAGGCGGCAGGAACTACCGGAGGGATCAACTTCAGCGGACTGCTGACACAGAACGACAGCAGTTATACAGTTTTTGCGCTTAACAACAACGGCTTTCGCCTGGCCGGGTATCCTACAACCGAATCGTTAAAAGCGGCAACTCCTGAAACACTTTCGCGGATATTGCGCTATAGTTTTGTGAACGGCCGTATTAATAATATCTCCGTATCCAGTAACAGTACAGTACCTACATTACTCTCCGCCGTAAACCCCGCCGACGGGAATTTGCGTTATACGCCGGTCACCGTATTTTATAGCGGCACCGGTGTAAGCAGTACGGGCTATGCTGTTCAGGGTGGCTCCAACAGCAACGGCATCAATGTGCTTTCCCGGAATATCGTTACTACCAACGGTATCGTAAATATTATCGGACAGATGCTGCTTCCTTAG
- a CDS encoding DUF5017 domain-containing protein: protein MKRKQRYLQAAILLLVCASCKKGVDVPPPVFDVVASNTTVGVGDSITFTFTGGADAITFWAGDSSRIYENRQRITISNGTPQFSFESLRQFGNNPGVADSTMQLFASRDYNGILSVKDVAAATWINLTDKAQWSTGINSEYTASGFVDLSGIASKNAEGRDSAIYLAFRYHEAQNEATRRAWYLRNYSVDNLLPDGSRVNVAAGNMSWGTVMVKDSLRTWFIYATSSLMWGGNADFPETEDWLISQPVFLDRIKPDLGTNVKLSNTTIQKEYTFPGYARPGIYEVVFVATNVNRWDEKNIVKRIKITVQ from the coding sequence ATGAAAAGAAAACAACGATACCTGCAGGCTGCTATTTTATTGCTGGTATGTGCGTCCTGTAAGAAAGGAGTGGATGTGCCGCCACCGGTTTTTGATGTGGTTGCAAGCAATACAACGGTTGGTGTAGGCGATTCCATCACGTTCACTTTTACGGGAGGTGCCGATGCCATCACTTTTTGGGCGGGGGACTCTTCACGTATTTATGAGAACCGGCAGCGGATCACTATAAGCAATGGCACACCGCAGTTCTCCTTCGAGTCGCTGCGTCAGTTTGGAAATAACCCGGGAGTGGCCGACAGCACCATGCAGCTTTTTGCATCCAGGGATTATAACGGCATTTTATCGGTAAAGGACGTAGCCGCCGCTACCTGGATCAATCTCACTGACAAAGCACAGTGGTCTACCGGTATCAATTCAGAATATACGGCTTCGGGTTTTGTAGATCTTTCAGGTATCGCTTCAAAAAATGCAGAGGGACGGGATTCGGCCATTTACCTGGCATTCCGGTATCATGAGGCACAAAATGAGGCCACAAGACGCGCCTGGTACCTGCGGAATTATTCCGTGGACAACCTGCTGCCAGACGGCTCGAGAGTAAATGTAGCGGCCGGTAATATGTCGTGGGGTACTGTAATGGTAAAGGATTCGCTGCGTACCTGGTTTATTTATGCCACCTCCTCACTGATGTGGGGTGGTAATGCTGATTTTCCTGAAACCGAGGACTGGCTTATTTCACAGCCTGTTTTCCTGGATCGTATCAAACCGGACCTGGGGACAAATGTGAAATTGAGCAATACTACGATTCAGAAAGAATATACCTTCCCCGGATATGCAAGGCCCGGCATCTATGAGGTGGTATTTGTGGCAACGAATGTAAACCGCTGGGATGAAAAGAACATTGTGAAACGTATTAAAATAACTGTTCAGTAA